The following coding sequences are from one Maridesulfovibrio bastinii DSM 16055 window:
- a CDS encoding sigma-54 interaction domain-containing protein, with amino-acid sequence MSLNVEGIIGNSTTLRDVFSILEKVAPTDSTVLVTGESGTGKELLVRALHRNSKRRSQPFVPVNCGAIPKELLESELFGHEKGAFTHAVRSRPGRFELADGGTIFLDEIGEMDFSLQVKILRVLQEKEIERVGGTQIKKVDVRIVAATNRDLEAEVAAGRFREDLFYRLNVIPLHLPPLRERGGDVLLLASHFLKRFCQDKSRDVLKFADQTRDMLVSYSWPGNVRELENFMERLSILCDGDEVGIDDLPEKILKSVGLEPKKKAVDIAVGPAGFSWPTLDDMSEYGDGELKEFLDRIETKLLLEALQKSAGVKNKAAEMLGVKRTTLIEKIKKKKLES; translated from the coding sequence ATGAGCCTCAATGTTGAAGGTATTATAGGAAACAGCACAACTCTCAGGGATGTGTTTTCCATACTTGAGAAAGTTGCTCCGACAGATAGCACCGTTCTTGTCACCGGGGAATCCGGTACAGGAAAGGAGCTGCTTGTCCGTGCCCTGCACAGGAACAGTAAAAGGCGTTCGCAGCCTTTTGTGCCTGTCAATTGTGGAGCTATTCCAAAAGAATTGCTGGAGTCCGAACTTTTCGGACATGAGAAGGGTGCTTTTACACATGCGGTAAGGTCCAGACCCGGACGTTTTGAACTTGCTGATGGTGGAACCATTTTCCTTGATGAAATAGGAGAAATGGATTTCAGTCTACAGGTTAAAATTTTAAGGGTCTTGCAGGAAAAAGAAATCGAAAGAGTCGGCGGTACGCAGATTAAGAAAGTGGATGTAAGGATTGTAGCAGCCACAAACAGAGATCTCGAAGCCGAGGTTGCCGCAGGCAGATTTCGTGAAGACCTTTTTTACCGTTTGAATGTAATACCTCTGCATCTCCCGCCACTGCGTGAGCGCGGTGGAGATGTCCTTTTGCTGGCAAGCCATTTTCTTAAAAGATTCTGTCAGGATAAAAGCCGAGATGTTTTGAAGTTTGCCGATCAGACCAGAGATATGCTTGTGTCTTATTCATGGCCGGGAAATGTCCGTGAATTGGAAAATTTTATGGAACGGCTTTCCATCCTTTGTGATGGTGACGAGGTCGGCATAGATGATCTGCCTGAAAAGATCTTAAAAAGTGTGGGTCTGGAGCCTAAGAAAAAGGCTGTTGATATTGCTGTGGGTCCTGCGGGGTTCAGCTGGCCTACTCTTGATGATATGAGTGAATACGGTGATGGAGAACTTAAAGAATTTCTGGATCGTATCGAGACGAAACTTCTTCTTGAAGCTCTTCAGAAATCAGCAGGAGTCAAAAACAAGGCAGCAGAGATGCTTGGAGTGAAACGGACGACCCTGATCGAAAAAATTAAAAAGAAAAAATTGGAATCCTGA